One window of Hydractinia symbiolongicarpus strain clone_291-10 chromosome 3, HSymV2.1, whole genome shotgun sequence genomic DNA carries:
- the LOC130636915 gene encoding V(D)J recombination-activating protein 1-like, with protein sequence MAANMQQHVQHLAKLCRVCGEYLGKRKCNYNVSDRINDLNRFLFLNVEKDSAEVHPTKICSKCYARIKNIRDRSTTTKHEHISWIPHSDNCRVCKEGSSRRWGKPIPKAKSGRPKAGKKLWRRKDFEEFLSMTPENEPAYDLGAVKPEHNAHLNLCLCPMCHNLLSRPVLLSCQHAYCLSCLVKHCEGKTEEEAKCPTCGSESLVGTIRFSKHHVEMLKCLRVACDKHCGKLFPLKSKAALLEHQISCFPKTTLTPLFEKTFNLDNSIPREIECRHNRPRFDLKLFNPGIEIFAKFDCTFFDLRIYLS encoded by the coding sequence atGGCTGCCAATATGCAACAGCACGTTCAGCACTTAGCAAAGCTTTGTAGAGTTTGTGGTGAATACCTTGGCAAAAGGAAATGCAATTATAACGTGAGTGATAGGATTAACGACCTCAACCGATTCCTATTCCTTAATGTGGAGAAAGATTCCGCCGAAGTTCACCCAACAAAAATTTGCTCAAAATGTTATGCACGTATAAAAAACATTCGAGATCGCTCTACAACAACAAAGCACGAGCATATATCCTGGATACCCCATTCCGATAACTGTCGAGTGTGCAAGGAGGGGAGCTCTAGAAGGTGGGGTAAACCCATACCCAAAGCAAAATCAGGCAGACCAAAAGCTGGTAAAAAACTGTGGAGGAGAAAAGACTTTGAAGAATTTTTAAGCATGACCCCTGAAAACGAACCTGCTTACGACCTCGGTGCAGTTAAGCCGGAACACAATGCACACTTAAATTTGTGTTTGTGCCCCATGTGTCACAACCTACTTTCTCGGCCTGTTTTACTGTCCTGTCAGCATGCATACTGCCTTTCATGCCTTGTCAAACATTGTGAAGGGAAAACCGAAGAGGAAGCAAAATGCCCCACTTGCGGCAGTGAATCATTGGTGGGAACAATTCGTTTTTCGAAACATCACGTGGAAATGCTTAAATGCCTCCGAGTTGCATGTGATAAGCATTGTGGTAAACTGTTTCCACTTAAATCAAAAGCGGCATTGTTAGAACATCAAATATCTTGTTTCCCGAAAACAACCCTAACACCCCTTTTTGAAAAGACTTTTAATTTGGATAATTCAATACCAAGGGAGATTGAATGCCGACATAACCGGCCGAGGTTtgatttgaagctatttaatccAGGAAttgaaattttcgcgaaatttgatTGCACATTTTTCGACCTGAGAATCTATCTTTCTTAA
- the LOC130636114 gene encoding integrator complex subunit 6-like: protein MVLLVFLVDTSASMNQKTCLGTTYLDMAKGAVESFLKIRSRENNVSRGDRYMLVTYTGPNKSVQAGWRENLQIFTRELKNLQGCSLSNVGCALKDAFDLLNMHRLQSGIDNYGMGRNPYYLEPAIILLFTDGCSAMDIDGVIPEIKLPSHNLLPGAELTNELYRWDQRLFVLNLKIPGFASSVFEKLLMIQPEDQALSNLCELTGGKLYNVGTHKNLMQSMESIAQKMLTPGVIINFEKYGADPEDIIEGVDKQENEHNSPVTELAQHSSTKENLHNGFISSHTNGQLSETFEHPVLHNGFAVDPPKIANGPYCGKGLLPSPALVPPSRLPSLMASSVPIPVNMQNDQVKGILPVPQMPGRISPMMFVPNNRHHLSVKNPMPNPLPKINGSYVDEKQHNSFKAEGNLTLPKTEAQVTSSMSIPDIPIRGEEQPSVDTNRNLLSPSVANTNSSTWQKQRRMIYVRTNIKGTVGHWPIPESFWPTSSTSVIPPRDCHPNVKFLCKATEPMIIENMPFDKYELEPSPLTQFILERKQPNVGWQTFISGSSPSSELGYPFGYLKASTNLQCVNLFVMPYNYTVIFPLLDELFKMHKCKPTVKWRQAFEEYLKSMPSYYSAPLRNALRRMGAPNNLIPDHIDGSMNYSVVSYLKKVKHQAKIEAERLANLHSQQQTMEIPHLNIAGAPQISDGKLKDFKQFLIQKTSSTINRELSHIQVSKNKSVEESKDQMANRNLPVPVEKSHVRSYKNPFDIHRGEVLQHLDRIRTNFFHISCLSNSVQDEDSQHQISIAQMGNYQDFINQNKPLREVDPSQARVHTFGNPFKLKQDQIIAVDEADVNDVAFNQNSRKRVSGDASMISQKNKKKRSETPPPSRRAVGPPNTPPPKSYFKISSESAKESLQLQEAKKENKSSEAKVMLPTESSAKNDVGKKHNSVNQQLRKLQLMHKNKKEGGFDVINEKYDQEPGLEGSPILSILRNSFEEQEERDNDELREIHENKLLYKEGDISRSSSSRSTRSKSGQSSVTPVTIDELPTDVIRKARLQLQRRSIVKVRLTLWKAIRERAEFESILGLLQPLTVSTEAKYIFLTNLIREANEFQLVELCEKLTAITPRLRRVLDT, encoded by the exons aTGGTCTTACTTGTTTTTTTGGTAGATACCAGCGCGTCTATGAACCAAAAGACGTGTCTTGGTACCACCTACCTTGACATGGCAAAGGGAGCTGTGGAATCTTTTCTTAAA ATACGGTCTCGTGAAAACAACGTGAGTAGAGGTGATCGTTACATGCTGGTTACCTACACCGGACCCAATAAATCAGTACAG GCTGGTTGGAGAGAAAATCTTCAAATCTTTACCAGGGAATTGAAAAATCTTCAAGGATGCAGTCTGTCAAATGTTGGTTGTGCACTTAAAGACGCCTTTGACCTGTTAAACATGCACCGTCTGCAATCTGGCATTGATAATTATGGAATG GGACGCAATCCTTATTATCTTGAACCTGCAATTATTCTCTTATTTACAGATGGATGTTCAGCTATGGACATAGACGGTGTAATCCCAGAA ATTAAATTACCCTCTCATAATTTACTGCCTGGAGCTGAACTGACAAATGAGTTATACAGATGGGATCAGAGattatttgttttaaacttAAAGATACCTGGATTTGCTTCATCAGTTTTTGAAAAGTTGTTAATGATACAACCAGAGGATCAGGCTTTATCAAATTTATGTGAACTTACGGGAG GTAAATTGTACAACGTTGgaacacataaaaatttaatgcAATCGATGGAGTCAATAGCTCAAAAAATGTTGACTCCGGGTGTGATTATAAATTTTGAGAAATATGGAGCTGATCCTGAAGATATTATTGAAG gTGTTGACAAGCAAGAAAATGAACACAATTCTCCTGTGACCGAACTTGCACAACATTCTTCAACAAAAGAAAACTTACACAATGGTTTTATTTCATCTCATACTAATGGGCAACTTAGCGAGACTTTTGAACATCCTGTCTTGCATAATGGTTTTGCTGTAGACCCTCCAAAGATTGCAAATGGTCCATATTGTGGAAAGGGGTTACTACCGTCACCAGCACTTGTACCGCCCTCACGATTGCCATCTCTCATGGCATCATCTGTACCAATTCCAGTGAATATGCAAAATGATCAAGTAAAAGGAATATTGCCAGTGCCACAAATGCCTGGACGGATCTCGCCAATGATGTTTGTTCCAAATAACAGACATCATTTGTCGGTGAAGAATCCAATGCCGAATCCACTACCTAAAATAAATGGAAGCTATGTCGATGAGAAACAACACAATTCTTTTAAAGCTGAAGGAAATTTGACTCTACCTAAAACTGAAGCACAAGTAACTAG ttcTATGAGTATACCAGATATACCTATTAGAGGTGAAGAACAGCCAAGTGTTGATACCAACCGCAATCTCTTATCGCCAAGTGTCGCAAATACAAACTCTTCTACTTGGCAAAAGCAACGACGAATGATATATGTCCGAACTAATATTAAAGGAACTGTAGGTCATTGGCCAATTCCTGAAAGTTTCTGGCCAACCTCATCTACTTCCGTAATT ccTCCTCGAGATTGTCACCCTAATGTGAAATTCTTGTGTAAGGCAACAGAACCTATGATTATTGAGAATATGCCATTTGACAAATATGAACTAGAGCCATCACCTTTAACTCAGTTCATTCTCGAAAGAAAACAACCAAATGTTGGATGGCAG ACATTTATCAGTGGTAGCTCGCCATCATCTGAACTTGGGTATCCGTTTGGTTATCTAAAAGCATCAACAAACCTTCAATGTGTTAATTTATTTGTCATGCCATACAATTATACCGTCATATTTCCTTTACTAG ACGAgctttttaaaatgcataaatgtAAACCTACTGTAAAGTGGCGTCAAGCATTTGAAGAATACTTGAAGAGCATGCCGAGCTATTATAGTGCA CCTCTGCGAAACGCATTAAGGCGAATGGGTGCACCAAACAATCTAATTCCTGATCATATAGACGGTTCCATGAATTACAGTGTAGTATCTTACCTGAAGAAGGTAAAACATCAAGCGAAAATTGAAGCTGAACGTCTTGCCAATTTACATAGTCAGCAGCAGACAATGGAAATACCACACTTAAATATTGCAGG GGCACCTCAAATATCAGACGGTAAATTAAAAGATTTCAAGcagtttttaattcaaaaaacTTCATCAACAATCAATCGGGAACTTTCTCACATCCAAGTATCCAAGAATAAAAG CGTGGAAGAATCAAAAGATCAAATGGCAAATCGCAATCTGCCGGTCCCAGTTgag AAATCTCACGTTCGAAGTTACAAAAACCCTTTCGATATTCATCGTGGAGAAGTGTTGCAACACCTCGACAGAATCCGGACAAACTTCTTCCACATATCttgcctttctaacagtgtgCAAGACGAAG ATAGTCAGCATCAAATTTCAATTGCTCAGATGGGAAACTATCAAGATTTTATCAACCAGAACAAACCGCTTCGTGAAGTCGATCCAAGTCAAGCACGTGTACATACATTTGGAAATCCTTTCAAATTAAAACAAGATCAG ATTATAGCTGTGGATGAAGCCGATGTTAACGATGTCGCTTTTAATCAAAACTCTCGTAAACGTGTTAGTGGCGACGCTTCCATGATAtcgcaaaaaaataagaaaaaaaggtcCGAAACGCCACCTCCTAGTAGAAGGGCCGTGGGTCCACCGAACACTCCTCCACCGAAgtcttattttaaaatttcttcggAGTCAGCTAAGGAATCTTTGCAACTACAGGAggcaaagaaagaaaacaagtcTTCAGAGGCTAAAGTGATGCTGCCCACTGAATCTTCTGCTAAAAACGATGTGGGCAAAAAACATAATAGCGTGAATCAACAATTGCGAAAACTTCAGCTGatgcataaaaacaaaaaggaagGAGGTTTCGATGTTATCAACGAGAAGTATGATCAAGAGCCTGGACTCGAAGGTTCGCCTATACTTTCAATACTACGGAATTCCTTTGAAGAACAAGAGGAGAGGGATAATGACGAACTACGTGAAATACAcgaaaataaacttttatataaagaagGGGACATCTCGAGAAGTAGTAGTAGTCGCAGTACTCGCAGCAAGTCGGGACAATCATCTGTTACGCCGGTAACTATCGACGAACTACCGACCGATGTGATTCGCAAAGCTCGTCTTCAACTGCAACGTAGAAGTATTGTCAAAGTGCGCTTAACATTATGGAAGGCGATAAGAGAAAGAGCTG aATTCGAATCGATTCTTGGTTTGCTACAACCGTTAACCGTCAGTACGGAAGCGAAGTACATATTTTTAACGAACTTAATACGCGAAGCAAATGAATTTCAGTTAGTGGAGTTGTGTGAAAAACTGACCGCCATCACACCCAGACTTCGACGTGTGCTTGACACGTGA
- the LOC130636115 gene encoding uncharacterized protein LOC130636115 — protein MENNELEIEVKKGHIKRPMNSFMVWSRLERKKISEANPKMHNSEISKRLGASWKLLTEEERKPYAEEAKRLRDLHMEEHPEYKYRPKRKPKVGLISQEKIPLPSQANRPTAMSIPEYSKQRSGTVPMYAGYHHIPAHQYVGHPRVVNLPEGVTTIHYPSSRYHYRSHSPIEKRRSRSPFDRDFRRHSPDLIYHPISPQEHHSFRGDYIKSTREYRRSVSPVAPHSKPQSNSPKREKSPTEEDTTDRKNSQRNKRKGVDDLLGEKMKEQARDEQSRRSGDENFNSSFVRYNERSPIAYRSTAPYVVPVPVILQPRSSHMSPDVCYKECCMVPAVQYITSGMEYHNKYIPRHSVRTHSSTNSTSKRCRCSDCEEGAHRQFYEYKSYPRSPKYEHEVKKEAAECTNECDDSTSGRPPRSKDRSLSP, from the coding sequence ATGGAAAATAATGAGCTCGAGATAGAAGTTAAAAAAGGTCACATCAAACGACCGATGAATTCGTTTATGGTTTGGTCCCGCTTGGAACGAAAGAAAATTAGCGAAGCCAATCCGAAAATGCATAATTCTGAGATATCTAAACGTCTTGGTGCCTCATGGAAACTTTTAACGGAAGAAGAAAGAAAACCTTACGCTGAAGAAGCAAAGCGTTTACGTGATTTACATATGGAGGAACACCCCGAGTATAAATATCGTCCGAAAAGAAAACCAAAAGTCGGTCTAATAAGTCAGGAAAAAATACCTCTACCTTCACAGGCTAATCGACCTACCGCTATGTCTATTCCAGAGTATTCAAAGCAAAGGTCCGGAACTGTTCCAATGTACGCAGGTTATCACCACATCCCTGCTCATCAATATGTTGGACATCCACGTGTTGTCAATTTACCAGAAGGTGTCACCACGATCCATTACCCGTCATCGCGCTATCATTATCGCTCTCACAGTCCAATTGAAAAGCGTCGATCTCGTAGTCCCTTTGACAGAGACTTCCGCCGTCACAGTCCTGACTTAATATATCACCCGATAAGTCCACAAGAACACCACTCATTTAGAGGTGATTACATAAAGAGTACAAGAGAGTACCGGCGCAGTGTCTCACCAGTGGCACCACATAGTAAACCTCAAAGCAATTCGCCCAAACGTGAAAAGAGTCCCACGGAAGAAGATACAACAGATCGCAAGAATTCTCAACGCAATAAACGAAAAGGTGTTGATGATTTGCTGGGTGAAAAAATGAAGGAGCAAGCTCGTGATGAACAGTCGAGGCGAAGCGGCGACGAGAATTTTAATTCTTCATTTGTACGATACAATGAGAGAAGTCCTATTGCGTATCGGAGTACTGCTCCATACGTTGTTCCCGTACCTGTTATTCTGCAGCCAAGAAGTTCTCATATGTCGCCCGATGTATGCTATAAGGAATGCTGCATGGTTCCTGCAGTGCAGTATATAACGAGCGGAATGGAATATCATAATAAGTACATACCTCGCCACAGTGTGCGCACTCACTCTAGCACTAACTCTACATCGAAACGTTGCCGTTGTTCAGATTGTGAAGAAGGAGCACACAGACAATTCTACGAATATAAATCATATCCACGTTCTCCTAAGTATGAACACGAAGTAAAAAAAGAAGCTGCAGAATGCACGAACGAGTGTGATGACAGTACAAGTGGTCGTCCTCCAAGAAGTAAAGACCGGAGTCTTTCACCGTGA